The region CACCGGGCTTGAGCACGTGTTCAATTCGCTGTCCGGGAAGCGCAGAGTCACAAgagccgccgccgaagcGAAGGTGAAAGGTCTCGCCCCTTTCTCGGAGGCGGAGTTCCGGAATAGCACTTCGGAGCTGCGTTCTGTCGCTCAGCCCTCTGACGTGTCGACCCTCTTGGAGGACGTCTTTGGTACCACGGGCCTGACGTACAAGTCGGACCTTGATCTTGAAGCTTCCGCCACGCTGAACGATTGGTGGACCAGGATTGGAAAGGGGAAACACGTTGCCCTGGTCGGCAAGCCCAGCGAGAAGAAAGCCCGGACGCCCTCGCCCCCACCGGCCACAGAGcccaaggtgaaggaggaggatgtggacgACTTTCAGGTTCAAGTTACTCCTTCTGCCGTTCGGAAGCGTGACACCCGGGCGCGACCTCAACTGGAGACGACCAACGATGATGAGACATCTTCCGGGGAAGATGAAGACCAGCCGGTCGTGCCATCTGCTCGGAAAGAGCATGCCCCGTCCCCGAGCAAGGCAGCTAAATCCCGAATCGGGGTTTTGGGCGGCCGCAAAGCTCCGTCCACTTCACCAGTAACACGCCAGACACCCCCCAGGAAAGTTGCTTCCAAAAAAGCACCGGGTGACTACAATGACGACTCGGAGACGGCTTCAGATGATGATAAGAAGGACCAGGGCCACTCACCTTCGTCACCCCCTAAACAACTTCCGAACCGCGGCGGACTGGGCCGCATTGGAGGAAAGGCCAAGCCAGACCCGCCATCACCGGAACCGAAAGAAACCACTTCGCCGGCGCAAGTGGACGACAGACCTAGCCCGGCACCGAAGAGACACAAGCTTGGTATCATTGGAAGACATACCCCGAACCCGGATGCCGGAGCATCGGCCGCTAGCGACGATGGTagaggaaggagcaagaGCAAGACGCCAGCCAAGGATCAGCATCGCGAAACCTCACAGGAACGAGCTGAAAGGAAACGGGCCGAGTTACAAAGAGAACTGGAGGCTCGAGCAGCAGCTGGGCCCGCAAAGAAGAAGCGCAAGTTTTAGGACCTTTCTCTTATCAGGTTTCGAGATGTACTCTTCATCCGTACAATTGCAACAAGTTCACAGTCCGTAATATTGCCCTCGCGCCACATCCCCCCCTGAATGACCAGTCTCACTCTGAGAGCTGCTCACTACCTGACTTCTCTAGTTCACAGGCTCCTGCCTCACGTCAACTCATCGATTCACGGCGTGAAGCCGCAAGATATGAACAAGATTTCCCGCGTCACACAATGTCTGCAGCAGCACCTGTTCGACCGTTTCAGCCGTGGTTGTGTCACCATGCCTCAAGTCCCATGCGTCCTTTTGTGGCCGGCCACTAGCTCCGGGACCAGGTACACAAGGCAGAAGGCTGTAATACAAGAGCTGGACAAGGtccgagggtgaggagacTGGGTTGCCGGGAGTAGTAGCTAAAAGCAGGCATTTTGCCATCGGGACTTTGTGAGCCTGTTAGGTTTTGACCAGACGGCACGACAACGTCAGCAGAAACACGCTACTCCTCGCCTGACTGGGCATTGGAGTGCAGCAACGATTGCATCAACTACCAAAAGCTGAAAAAAGCCCAGTCTTTCTTGAACAGTATTACGGCCGGGAAACTACTCCTAATTGGTAGCACCACCAGTATCACGGACTTTCTGCACCCAGCACTGATGCCGCTTACCATGCAGCATCTGATATTCACAAGGAAGGGATATCTTTCTTCCGCATATCACTCCCCGTGGAACTGTGTCGCGGAATTTTAGCAACTTGTTCGAAAGTCAACAATCTCAGCCACCCACAACATGTCTCCTGTTATACTGAAGCCGTGTCGTAACCAGCCACGGGGGTGGGGTAACCCTTTGGTCGTACAGACTGCTCTGTGTTGAACAGGCAAGACAATGCTCGAGCGTGGAGTCTTGATAGCTTCCCCGGATGAGCACATGGTGACGTGCATGGTGCAAAAAGGAGGCCCAAAAGAGAGACACCGCGCCATCTGGAGCCAACCAAAGTTCTGTCGGCTATATGACGCACACCCTCTTCGCCTTGCATGAGTGATAAGTCACCAGTCATTGGCAGATGCGTTTGACGCCGCCGTATGGGACTCCCAGATACTCTTCTGCACGGCAACAGAAAGCTATGGGGCTCGGATGGCCCAACAGTTCTATTCTGTCAGCCCCTGTCGCTTACAAGAAAATCGGTGCCATTTCTCTGCCCACGAATGATGAGCCCCATGGACCCGGCTCCCCGCTCCAAAGTTACACACGTTTTTTCAGAAGCTGATATTATGGCTGCATGCCACTCGATATGTTCAATTGGCCATTGCAAAACCGGGCTCGTGGCTATCGCCCGCCCGCCCCCTTGACACGAGGTTGAGTGTTTCTCATGTGGTTTGTTTGACAACCTACGGTTCTCTACAGAGAACAGGTCAGCTTTCCTTAAGATTCACCGCCGTAATGCATGTCGAAGCCACTGATCAGCGCGGATGCGCCATGGAGCACCCGGAAGCCCCCAGTTCCGGTTGGTACAGCAGGCTGT is a window of Podospora pseudopauciseta strain CBS 411.78 chromosome 1, whole genome shotgun sequence DNA encoding:
- a CDS encoding hypothetical protein (COG:S; EggNog:ENOG503P0DH) encodes the protein MASPLSQTTMSNHPSWRLLPVTAPDIPTLLVSTTFTKDSYHFRLTDLANVWVENMERKPIIKRGLMEDTSIDPSDGPDQIRRMLELLRAAFDHDDPEHSDTSLTLARDDDNDSLVLHVTCVLPQPLKPFKWPMELKKCPQSNLATELVLPLVQAHEAKLREIDQLISALCEKDGIITRLVDKLEATGTGLEHVFNSLSGKRRVTRAAAEAKVKGLAPFSEAEFRNSTSELRSVAQPSDVSTLLEDVFGTTGLTYKSDLDLEASATLNDWWTRIGKGKHVALVGKPSEKKARTPSPPPATEPKVKEEDVDDFQVQVTPSAVRKRDTRARPQLETTNDDETSSGEDEDQPVVPSARKEHAPSPSKAAKSRIGVLGGRKAPSTSPVTRQTPPRKVASKKAPGDYNDDSETASDDDKKDQGHSPSSPPKQLPNRGGLGRIGGKAKPDPPSPEPKETTSPAQVDDRPSPAPKRHKLGIIGRHTPNPDAGASAASDDGRGRSKSKTPAKDQHRETSQERAERKRAELQRELEARAAAGPAKKKRKF